The following proteins are co-located in the Maridesulfovibrio sp. genome:
- a CDS encoding FeoA family protein — MTKNINLSRILEGRTYAVLGFEAETSAYAQKLRKMGFVEGTQITLAPIKISDPMIFEIRGSRVALRRNEADQIKVEEL; from the coding sequence ATGACTAAAAACATCAATCTTTCCAGGATACTTGAAGGACGCACCTACGCTGTTCTCGGTTTTGAAGCGGAAACTTCTGCTTACGCTCAGAAACTGCGTAAAATGGGTTTTGTCGAAGGCACCCAGATCACCCTCGCCCCGATCAAAATTTCCGATCCAATGATCTTTGAAATTCGTGGCAGTCGCGTGGCCTTACGTAGAAATGAAGCAGACCAGATCAAGGTGGAGGAACTCTAG
- the feoB gene encoding ferrous iron transport protein B, translating to MHKIERIAIAGVPNSGKTTLFNALTGARQKVGNWPGVTVEKIEGTFSLAGTKVELVDLPGTYNLSPDTEDQKVAERVIRSGEYDMIVNVVDATNLSRNLFLTMDLKERTDQIIILLNMLDVAESEGIDIDVRKLSKELGIAVIPVIAVDKNSVEKAVAALAMESQKLPAHDSHPTRQEVMDTVEKYNYIDSIYSKVLKEKKDRSQNFTNKVDNIVMNKFAAIPVFLISMFLTFWFAIGLGSVFIDFFDIMAGLIFIDIPADLLDKIGAPEWVTVTLGGIGAGIQTVATFIPVVFFMFLALAILEDFGYMARVAVVADRFMRKIGLPGSAFIPMVVGFGCTVPAVMSARTLTSKRDRFMTIFMAPFMSCGARLPVYALFCVALFGAYSGLAVFLIYLSGLAMAIFTGFLLKNTLFKGSPSHFVMDLPLYHIPRISAVFKSAWLRMKGFVKRAGVIVVTAVFVLSMLNSVGLDNGKLTFGNEDSQNSVLSIAGKSISPVFKPMGIEEENWPASVALFTGLFAKEAIVGTVNSLYASMDDTAAAESPEGGEEEGGLDIGGAVNEAFGTVVDGLVGVVTSVDLLGIGLISEDSATVSEEIGADASVYKHLAANFTVYSAFAYLLFVLMYFPCLAVIGATRQEMGGFYSGVMAMYCTALGWSVATLFYQIAEGRNPVYAGIAIAILAGIYATLKYLGNKESEKLDGLQPLNL from the coding sequence ATGCATAAGATAGAAAGAATTGCCATAGCAGGTGTACCCAACAGCGGTAAAACAACACTTTTCAACGCCCTTACCGGAGCACGCCAGAAAGTCGGTAACTGGCCCGGAGTTACGGTAGAAAAAATTGAAGGTACATTTTCACTTGCCGGTACCAAGGTTGAGCTTGTAGACCTCCCCGGGACATACAACCTGAGCCCTGATACCGAAGACCAGAAAGTTGCAGAACGTGTAATCCGCAGCGGTGAATACGACATGATCGTAAACGTTGTGGATGCAACAAACCTTTCCCGCAACCTGTTTCTGACCATGGACCTCAAGGAACGCACGGACCAGATCATTATCCTGCTTAACATGCTTGATGTGGCTGAAAGTGAAGGCATTGATATTGATGTAAGAAAACTCAGCAAAGAGCTTGGTATCGCGGTAATTCCGGTGATTGCCGTTGACAAGAATTCTGTTGAAAAAGCTGTTGCAGCCCTTGCAATGGAATCTCAGAAACTCCCGGCACACGACTCTCACCCCACCCGTCAGGAAGTGATGGATACAGTTGAAAAGTACAACTACATCGATTCCATTTACAGCAAGGTCCTCAAGGAAAAAAAAGACCGCAGCCAAAACTTCACCAACAAGGTCGATAACATTGTCATGAACAAGTTCGCGGCTATTCCCGTGTTTCTTATTTCCATGTTCCTGACCTTCTGGTTTGCAATCGGTCTCGGATCCGTATTCATCGACTTCTTTGACATCATGGCCGGACTAATTTTCATCGATATTCCTGCGGATCTGCTGGATAAAATCGGCGCACCTGAGTGGGTAACTGTGACCCTCGGAGGTATCGGCGCGGGTATCCAGACAGTTGCCACCTTTATCCCGGTTGTATTCTTCATGTTCCTCGCACTGGCAATACTTGAAGACTTCGGTTATATGGCCCGCGTCGCAGTTGTCGCAGACCGTTTCATGCGCAAGATCGGCCTGCCCGGTTCTGCATTTATCCCCATGGTTGTCGGCTTCGGCTGCACCGTTCCTGCGGTTATGTCCGCTAGAACCCTGACTTCCAAGCGTGACCGTTTCATGACTATTTTCATGGCTCCGTTCATGTCCTGCGGTGCACGCCTGCCTGTTTACGCTCTCTTCTGCGTAGCTCTCTTCGGTGCATATTCAGGTCTGGCTGTATTCCTGATCTATCTCTCAGGTCTTGCAATGGCAATTTTCACCGGATTCCTCCTGAAAAACACACTTTTTAAAGGCTCTCCGTCCCACTTTGTAATGGACCTGCCCCTCTATCACATTCCCAGAATCAGTGCTGTTTTCAAAAGCGCATGGCTTCGTATGAAAGGTTTTGTTAAGCGTGCAGGTGTTATCGTTGTAACCGCTGTGTTCGTGCTCTCCATGCTGAACTCTGTCGGTCTCGATAACGGTAAGCTGACCTTCGGCAACGAAGATTCGCAGAATTCCGTGCTTTCCATTGCCGGAAAATCCATCTCCCCTGTGTTCAAGCCCATGGGCATTGAGGAAGAAAACTGGCCTGCATCCGTTGCACTGTTCACCGGACTCTTCGCCAAAGAAGCAATCGTAGGTACTGTAAACTCACTTTACGCATCCATGGATGACACCGCTGCTGCTGAATCCCCTGAGGGTGGAGAGGAAGAAGGCGGACTCGATATCGGCGGAGCAGTTAACGAAGCATTTGGTACTGTAGTTGACGGTCTTGTTGGTGTTGTTACTTCCGTTGACCTGCTCGGAATCGGACTGATAAGCGAAGACAGTGCAACCGTATCCGAAGAAATCGGCGCTGATGCCTCAGTATACAAGCACCTTGCAGCGAACTTCACCGTCTACTCCGCATTTGCATACCTGCTCTTCGTACTCATGTACTTCCCCTGCCTTGCGGTAATCGGGGCAACCAGACAGGAAATGGGCGGCTTCTACTCCGGTGTTATGGCAATGTACTGCACCGCTCTGGGCTGGTCCGTAGCGACACTGTTCTACCAGATCGCAGAAGGCAGAAATCCTGTTTACGCCGGAATCGCCATCGCCATTCTTGCCGGAATTTACGCGACTCTGAAATATCTGGGCAACAAGGAATCAGAAAAGCTGGATGGATTGCAACCGTTAAATCTGTAA
- the gdhA gene encoding NADP-specific glutamate dehydrogenase, which translates to MEILELVKNRDPNEREFHQAVSEVVESIKPVLDRNPEYRSAGIMERIVEPERVIMFRVPWADDDGDVHVNRGFRIEMNSAIGPYKGGLRFHPSVNLGILKFLAFEQVFKNALTSLPMGGGKGGSDFDPKGKSDMEVMRFCQSFMLELSRHIGPDTDIPAGDIGVGAREIGYLFGMYKKIRNEFTGVLTGKGLNWGGSLIRPEATGYGSVYFAAEMLNAKGQTFEGKTALVSGSGNVAQFTMEKLLELGCTPVTFSDSSGYIYDEKGVDREKLDYIMQLKNVRRGRVKEYAEKYPEAVYIPVDPDLDYNPLWNHKADCAFPSATQNEINGKDASNLVANGVRVVSEGANMPTMPEGIDIFLDAGMLYGPGKAANAGGVSVSGLEMSQNSMRLNWPREEVDNRLKHIMHNIHKSCMETAEHYGTPFNYVNGANIAGFVKVAQAMLDQGVV; encoded by the coding sequence ATGGAAATTTTGGAACTGGTCAAAAACAGGGACCCCAATGAACGTGAATTCCATCAGGCTGTGAGTGAGGTTGTTGAATCCATCAAGCCTGTTCTTGACCGCAATCCCGAATACCGCAGTGCCGGGATTATGGAAAGGATTGTCGAGCCGGAACGGGTAATCATGTTTCGTGTGCCGTGGGCTGACGATGACGGCGATGTGCACGTCAACCGCGGATTCCGCATTGAAATGAACAGTGCCATCGGTCCGTACAAGGGCGGTTTACGTTTTCACCCTTCGGTTAACCTCGGTATTCTCAAATTTCTGGCCTTTGAACAGGTCTTCAAGAATGCTCTTACCTCTCTGCCTATGGGCGGCGGCAAGGGCGGTTCCGACTTTGATCCCAAGGGTAAGTCGGACATGGAAGTGATGCGTTTCTGCCAGAGCTTCATGCTTGAGCTTTCCCGGCACATCGGTCCGGACACCGACATCCCTGCTGGAGATATCGGGGTTGGTGCCCGTGAGATCGGTTACCTTTTCGGTATGTACAAAAAGATCCGCAACGAATTCACAGGTGTGCTAACAGGTAAGGGACTCAACTGGGGCGGCAGTCTGATCAGGCCGGAAGCAACCGGGTACGGTTCAGTTTATTTTGCCGCTGAAATGCTTAATGCTAAGGGGCAGACTTTTGAGGGTAAGACAGCTCTTGTTTCCGGTTCCGGTAACGTTGCGCAGTTTACCATGGAAAAGCTGCTTGAACTCGGCTGTACCCCGGTAACTTTCTCGGATTCATCCGGTTATATTTACGATGAAAAGGGCGTTGATCGTGAGAAGCTTGATTACATCATGCAGCTCAAGAATGTGCGCCGCGGCAGGGTTAAGGAATACGCTGAAAAATATCCCGAAGCAGTCTACATCCCGGTTGATCCTGATCTGGATTACAATCCTCTTTGGAATCATAAGGCTGACTGTGCATTCCCCTCTGCCACCCAGAACGAGATCAACGGCAAGGATGCGTCTAATCTTGTAGCCAACGGTGTGCGTGTGGTCTCCGAAGGCGCGAATATGCCGACAATGCCTGAAGGTATCGATATTTTCCTTGATGCCGGAATGCTCTATGGTCCGGGTAAGGCTGCCAACGCAGGCGGTGTCTCTGTTTCTGGTCTCGAAATGAGTCAGAACAGCATGCGCCTCAATTGGCCCCGTGAGGAAGTCGACAATCGCCTTAAGCACATTATGCATAATATTCATAAGTCATGCATGGAAACTGCCGAGCATTACGGAACTCCGTTTAACTATGTGAACGGTGCCAACATTGCAGGTTTCGTGAAAGTTGCACAGGCCATGTTAGATCAGGGTGTTGTGTAA
- a CDS encoding acyltransferase, with protein sequence MSAGLLRLIHGAGLIAIGARTTIVEAEIISFEVGTKIVIGEDCLISYGVHAWTGDAHSIVDATTGKRINHGRDINIANHVWIGYEAVLLKGATVGRDSILGARTVLSKEIPSQCLAAGNPAKIIKKNVTWTPEVFYEKESNPLVAGENVRF encoded by the coding sequence ATGAGTGCAGGTCTTTTACGTCTTATCCATGGAGCCGGTCTCATCGCGATAGGAGCACGAACCACAATAGTTGAAGCGGAGATAATTTCATTTGAGGTCGGCACCAAAATTGTTATCGGAGAGGATTGTCTCATAAGTTATGGTGTGCACGCCTGGACCGGCGATGCCCACTCAATTGTTGATGCTACGACAGGTAAACGCATCAACCATGGCCGGGATATAAATATCGCAAACCATGTCTGGATCGGCTATGAAGCAGTGCTCTTGAAAGGAGCAACAGTTGGACGCGATTCAATACTTGGAGCCCGGACAGTTCTCAGTAAAGAAATCCCCTCGCAGTGCCTCGCTGCCGGAAATCCCGCAAAGATAATCAAGAAAAACGTAACATGGACTCCTGAAGTGTTTTACGAAAAGGAGAGTAATCCCTTAGTAGCCGGAGAGAATGTAAGATTTTGA
- a CDS encoding symporter small accessory protein, translated as MMLGLGSVEIAAVFWLCILSSLGCVAYGILNWNKRGKPDATALNVDVKGKGDK; from the coding sequence ATGATGTTAGGACTTGGAAGCGTAGAGATTGCAGCAGTCTTCTGGCTCTGTATTCTCTCTTCGCTTGGATGTGTGGCTTATGGAATCCTGAACTGGAACAAAAGGGGCAAACCTGATGCCACAGCACTGAATGTGGATGTAAAAGGGAAAGGTGATAAGTAA
- a CDS encoding alpha/beta hydrolase: MSKTRLAILFSFFLFMLSTPGFAESVSIPFKGSTLHYTDTGKGDTSIVLVHGWACDTSFWNPQIAELSKNIRVIAIDLPGHGKSGQIEGPYTQKLFAEAVATVMNYAGIKSATLGGHSMGASVIRWVAHIHPDKVNGLIIVDGALLPYPKTEAELEFWNKEIDQGFRQGFIGPDSEKFTIDFIDSLHGRMTPESLKIDIKNNMLATPAKVRTSSMTNFLVKETWNLPQQELPTMAIYAMSEGLPPNQKEMLESMFKGVEYALFYGPGHFLMLERPQEINCMIREFMKRHGLL, encoded by the coding sequence ATGTCTAAGACAAGACTGGCAATATTATTCTCATTTTTCCTATTCATGCTTTCGACACCCGGCTTTGCCGAATCCGTAAGCATTCCTTTCAAAGGTTCGACACTGCATTATACAGATACAGGCAAAGGCGATACGAGCATTGTGCTTGTCCACGGCTGGGCTTGTGATACGAGCTTTTGGAATCCCCAGATTGCAGAGCTATCCAAAAACATACGCGTTATAGCCATAGACCTTCCCGGACATGGTAAAAGTGGACAGATTGAGGGACCATATACCCAAAAACTATTTGCTGAAGCTGTTGCGACAGTAATGAACTACGCCGGAATTAAATCCGCAACTCTGGGCGGACACAGCATGGGAGCTTCGGTCATCCGCTGGGTTGCCCATATTCATCCAGATAAGGTGAATGGTTTAATAATCGTTGATGGTGCCCTGCTTCCTTATCCGAAGACAGAAGCAGAACTGGAATTCTGGAACAAAGAAATAGATCAAGGATTTCGCCAAGGATTTATCGGTCCTGATTCAGAAAAATTCACAATAGATTTCATTGATTCATTGCACGGCAGAATGACTCCTGAGAGCCTTAAGATAGACATAAAAAATAACATGCTGGCAACACCTGCAAAAGTTCGCACTTCATCCATGACGAATTTTCTGGTCAAGGAAACGTGGAATCTACCGCAGCAGGAACTGCCAACTATGGCTATCTATGCCATGTCCGAAGGCTTACCACCAAATCAGAAAGAGATGCTTGAATCTATGTTCAAGGGCGTAGAATACGCACTTTTTTATGGTCCCGGACATTTTCTGATGCTTGAACGCCCACAGGAAATTAACTGTATGATCCGAGAATTTATGAAGCGGCATGGGCTGCTTTAG
- a CDS encoding PEP/pyruvate-binding domain-containing protein — MEEKMRFLGGQSRKFSLYHDLMQIKVRDILLISSPYDAWVMEEDSRISERIVSEYRGLNLSRPPRLTWVSNIEEALELLDVRFFDLVIIMPHLTNMDCCDMGRRIKDKIPGIPVAMLAHKQLAVADEVFCDGTDRQFVWSGDAELLVAMVKNLEDLLNVEHDTSEVGIRVIIVVEDSPRYLASFLPILYKELVRQTQAVLEEGLNSEHRLLTMRARPKILTARTYEEAMVLFEKYEPYILGVISDVRFPRMGILDGNSGIELLKSIKERRDDIPLLLASNEPENKERAEAVPACFVDKNSPDLMSEVRKFVMEHLGFGDFIFRDLGDHEVARASSLYSLEKTLRKIPKDIFMQHCQRNDFSRWFYARTEIALANTLRPLREDDFPDVETHREHMLTLIRERRMLRQQGVIVSFNPKDFDPDTDFLKIGAGSLGGKARGMAFICSMLARNSWLHDKYKDVVLTAPRTLTIGTSGFDDFMEMNDLSYLATTDLEDSKVADIFREAFFPGWIEAQLWAYLKEVKYPLSVRSSSLLEDAQYQAYAGLYQTYMIPNDHSDIEQRLKQLVDAVKLVWASTYYKAPKSFSQRVNQRTDEEKMGVIIQEVAGQQYGDYYFPAISGVGQSYNYYPFGKMKPEHGVATIALGIGKSVVDGEQCIRFSPKYPKILPQCPTLQDSLKNAQTSFYGLRLGNGEVYDIHGDANLEKLDIADFEDTVPVRKLASTYLADEGRIRDTAAIPGPKVVLFAPVLKHKLLPLPGVLTDVLKLAENGMGGPVEMEFCINIFDDDRKPEFNLLQLRPMSARADLNRIDISDQELNEAVCVSSHALGNAEKDDIVDLLIVRPDSFDVAKTRQIAMEISAINSRLIKQNRKYLLAGPGRWGSADHWLGIPVEWPDISNVSAIIETSCDELKVEPSQGSHFFHNITTLGINYLMVLDKPGNFMNWEWFQNQPTIEKGEFISHLRLPAPVILKVDGRSSQGVILPAKGSEDYCLLRECIAE, encoded by the coding sequence ATGGAAGAGAAAATGAGATTTCTGGGCGGGCAAAGCCGCAAGTTCAGTCTTTATCACGACCTTATGCAGATCAAGGTCAGGGATATTCTGTTGATTTCCAGTCCTTATGATGCATGGGTCATGGAAGAAGACAGCCGTATTTCCGAACGTATTGTCAGTGAATATCGCGGACTGAATTTGAGCCGTCCCCCGCGTCTTACATGGGTTTCAAATATTGAAGAGGCTCTGGAATTGCTTGATGTGCGTTTTTTTGACCTTGTCATCATCATGCCTCACCTGACCAATATGGATTGCTGCGATATGGGGCGGCGCATCAAGGATAAAATTCCGGGCATTCCTGTGGCAATGCTGGCTCACAAGCAGCTTGCCGTTGCCGATGAAGTTTTTTGTGACGGCACGGATCGTCAGTTTGTCTGGTCCGGAGATGCAGAATTGTTGGTGGCTATGGTCAAGAATCTCGAAGACCTGCTCAATGTGGAGCATGATACCTCCGAGGTCGGGATCAGGGTAATCATTGTTGTGGAGGATTCCCCGCGCTATCTGGCTTCATTTTTGCCTATTCTTTATAAAGAACTGGTGCGCCAGACTCAGGCGGTGCTTGAAGAAGGCTTGAACTCCGAACACCGTCTGTTGACCATGAGGGCGCGCCCCAAGATATTAACAGCCCGCACTTATGAAGAGGCCATGGTTCTTTTTGAGAAGTATGAGCCGTATATTCTGGGTGTGATCTCAGATGTCCGCTTCCCGCGCATGGGCATTCTGGACGGTAATTCCGGAATAGAACTGCTCAAGAGCATTAAAGAACGCCGTGATGATATCCCCTTGCTGCTGGCCAGTAATGAGCCGGAAAACAAGGAACGCGCCGAGGCTGTCCCGGCTTGCTTTGTGGATAAGAATTCACCGGATTTAATGTCCGAGGTCCGTAAGTTTGTAATGGAGCATCTGGGGTTCGGAGATTTTATTTTTCGTGATCTGGGAGATCATGAGGTGGCAAGGGCTTCCAGTCTTTATTCTCTGGAAAAAACACTTCGTAAAATTCCGAAAGATATTTTTATGCAGCATTGCCAGCGTAATGATTTTTCCCGCTGGTTTTATGCCCGTACCGAAATTGCCTTGGCAAATACTCTCCGTCCTCTGCGCGAGGATGATTTCCCGGATGTGGAAACCCATCGCGAACATATGCTTACCCTGATCAGGGAAAGGCGTATGCTGCGTCAACAGGGAGTCATTGTTTCCTTTAACCCCAAAGATTTTGACCCTGATACTGATTTCCTGAAGATCGGGGCCGGTTCGCTGGGCGGGAAAGCCCGCGGTATGGCTTTCATCTGCTCTATGCTGGCCCGTAACTCATGGTTGCACGATAAGTATAAAGATGTAGTCCTCACCGCACCGCGAACCCTGACTATTGGGACTTCCGGTTTTGATGATTTTATGGAGATGAATGACCTTTCCTATCTCGCCACCACCGATCTTGAAGATAGTAAGGTGGCTGATATTTTCAGGGAGGCTTTCTTTCCCGGCTGGATTGAGGCTCAGTTATGGGCATATTTGAAGGAAGTGAAATATCCGCTTTCCGTACGTTCATCCAGTTTGTTGGAAGATGCTCAGTATCAGGCCTACGCAGGTTTGTATCAAACCTACATGATTCCCAATGACCATTCGGATATTGAACAACGATTAAAGCAGCTCGTTGATGCCGTAAAGCTGGTTTGGGCTTCTACTTATTACAAGGCTCCGAAATCTTTTTCCCAGCGGGTGAACCAGCGTACTGATGAAGAAAAGATGGGGGTAATCATTCAGGAAGTCGCAGGGCAGCAGTACGGTGATTACTATTTTCCGGCTATTTCAGGAGTGGGGCAGTCTTACAACTACTATCCCTTCGGAAAGATGAAGCCTGAACACGGGGTGGCGACGATAGCGCTTGGAATTGGTAAGTCGGTGGTGGACGGAGAGCAATGCATCCGCTTTTCTCCCAAGTACCCGAAGATACTTCCTCAATGCCCGACTTTGCAGGATTCCCTTAAGAATGCCCAGACATCCTTTTACGGGCTTCGTTTGGGAAATGGCGAGGTGTATGACATCCATGGTGATGCTAACCTTGAGAAACTGGATATTGCGGATTTTGAGGATACCGTTCCGGTTCGCAAGCTGGCTTCAACTTATCTGGCAGACGAGGGCAGGATCAGGGATACCGCAGCTATTCCCGGACCCAAGGTTGTCCTCTTTGCCCCGGTGTTGAAACATAAGCTTCTGCCTCTTCCGGGCGTACTTACCGACGTACTCAAGCTTGCTGAAAACGGTATGGGCGGTCCGGTTGAGATGGAATTCTGCATCAATATATTTGATGACGACCGCAAACCGGAATTCAACCTTTTGCAGCTCCGGCCTATGAGCGCCCGCGCCGATCTTAACCGCATTGATATTTCCGATCAGGAATTGAATGAAGCGGTCTGCGTTTCCAGTCATGCTCTGGGTAATGCTGAAAAGGATGATATTGTAGATTTGCTTATTGTCCGCCCTGACTCCTTTGATGTGGCTAAAACACGGCAGATTGCAATGGAAATTTCAGCTATAAACAGTCGTCTTATTAAGCAAAACCGCAAATATCTGCTGGCCGGTCCGGGACGCTGGGGGTCTGCGGACCATTGGCTGGGTATTCCGGTGGAGTGGCCAGATATTTCAAATGTGTCTGCAATTATTGAAACTTCCTGCGATGAACTCAAAGTCGAACCGTCTCAAGGGTCACATTTCTTCCATAATATTACGACGTTGGGTATTAATTATCTGATGGTGCTTGATAAGCCGGGAAATTTTATGAATTGGGAATGGTTCCAGAACCAGCCGACCATTGAAAAAGGTGAATTCATAAGTCATTTACGGCTGCCCGCTCCGGTAATACTCAAAGTTGATGGACGCAGCTCTCAGGGGGTAATCCTTCCGGCTAAGGGAAGTGAAGATTATTGCCTGCTGCGTGAGTGCATTGCGGAATAA
- a CDS encoding type I restriction enzyme HsdR N-terminal domain-containing protein yields the protein MHEVSMGGTLRDYLSGEEIDETTYEEFRQALAKLLVEEFGYPKDSLKAKIDLCFDVDGEEMCRTMDLVIHDKEGLPIMLVMFCAGDVGSYEREAVCAGKLFQGGPVPYVVISDSMDAFLLDAISGKTLAHGMKSVPSYEELLKMTADYKREPLPAEKRAKIERIFYAYTGFLQGTCCSESCSLPPKK from the coding sequence ATGCATGAAGTCAGTATGGGTGGAACATTGCGCGATTACTTGAGTGGCGAAGAGATAGACGAGACCACTTACGAGGAATTCCGACAGGCTCTGGCAAAGCTGCTGGTGGAAGAGTTTGGCTATCCCAAGGATTCCCTGAAAGCCAAGATCGACCTTTGTTTTGATGTAGACGGCGAGGAAATGTGCCGCACCATGGATCTTGTAATACATGATAAAGAAGGCCTGCCTATTATGCTGGTTATGTTCTGTGCCGGGGATGTGGGCAGCTATGAGCGTGAAGCAGTCTGTGCTGGAAAGCTCTTTCAGGGGGGACCAGTTCCGTATGTTGTTATTTCCGATTCCATGGATGCTTTTTTGCTGGATGCTATTTCCGGTAAAACATTGGCCCACGGCATGAAGTCTGTGCCCAGCTACGAAGAATTGCTCAAGATGACTGCCGATTATAAACGCGAACCGCTTCCGGCAGAGAAACGGGCCAAGATTGAGCGTATTTTTTATGCCTATACCGGATTCCTGCAGGGCACATGTTGCAGTGAGTCATGCTCCTTGCCGCCGAAAAAATAA
- a CDS encoding sodium:solute symporter family protein: MVTKIVITCIYLFVIFYLGFKGWQSTKKSTDYMLAGRQMNPFIMAMSYGATFVSTSAIIGFGGAAGLFGFPLLWLTLATIVVGVLIAMVFFGKRTRRMGLALESHTFPELLGRRYNSKFIQGFAGGVIFLFIPVYAAAVLIGISRMMEISFGIPYDTALLVISFILAGYVITGGMKAVMYTDAFQGLIMAVMMIILIISTYAMLGGVTEAHQALTDMVNLMPAKLQKGGMIGWTQGAKFGTPLWLVIYTTIVYGVGIGVLAQPQLAVRFMTVPSDRELNRAVLYGGIFIPLMTGVAFLTGALSNAIFYKSVGKISIAVAGGNMDKIIPMFIEQMMPPWFSALFLLAMLAAGMSTLSSQYHVGGTALGRDFFERFVNVPAEKSVKITKIGVAITLLAAILWAWVLPPSIIARATAFFFGLCAASFLPIYLLGLYWKGMTKKAAKVSMVGGFSASMFWLLFVHAKEATAIGLCKSLTGMDTLVSSAAKGSWIWLLQWVDPNVVALPVSMALAIGVALITPKMNKEHLKLCWANI; encoded by the coding sequence ATGGTTACCAAGATCGTCATTACATGCATCTATCTTTTCGTAATTTTCTATCTCGGCTTCAAAGGCTGGCAATCCACCAAAAAATCTACTGACTACATGCTCGCCGGACGGCAGATGAACCCTTTCATCATGGCGATGTCCTACGGCGCTACCTTTGTATCCACATCAGCTATCATCGGTTTTGGCGGAGCTGCAGGACTTTTCGGATTCCCCCTGCTCTGGCTGACCCTTGCCACCATCGTAGTCGGAGTACTCATCGCCATGGTCTTTTTCGGTAAACGCACCAGACGCATGGGACTGGCCCTTGAAAGCCACACTTTCCCGGAACTGCTGGGCCGTAGATACAACTCAAAATTCATTCAAGGTTTCGCAGGTGGAGTAATCTTCCTGTTTATACCGGTATACGCTGCAGCGGTTTTGATCGGTATTTCACGCATGATGGAAATTTCATTCGGCATTCCCTACGACACCGCACTGCTGGTAATCAGTTTCATCTTGGCTGGATATGTTATCACCGGCGGCATGAAAGCTGTTATGTACACTGATGCTTTTCAGGGGCTGATCATGGCCGTTATGATGATCATCCTCATCATCTCCACCTATGCAATGCTTGGAGGCGTAACTGAAGCACATCAGGCCCTGACCGACATGGTCAACCTCATGCCTGCCAAGCTCCAGAAAGGTGGTATGATCGGTTGGACGCAGGGAGCTAAATTCGGAACCCCGCTCTGGTTGGTGATCTACACCACAATTGTTTACGGCGTAGGGATAGGCGTACTGGCACAGCCGCAGCTGGCCGTGCGTTTCATGACCGTCCCCTCCGACCGCGAGCTGAACCGCGCAGTTCTTTACGGTGGAATATTCATTCCGCTCATGACCGGGGTAGCCTTCCTTACCGGAGCCCTTTCCAACGCGATTTTCTATAAATCGGTAGGTAAAATATCTATTGCTGTCGCCGGTGGAAACATGGATAAGATCATCCCCATGTTCATCGAACAGATGATGCCTCCATGGTTCTCGGCCCTGTTCCTGCTGGCAATGCTTGCAGCCGGGATGTCCACTCTTTCCTCACAATATCATGTGGGCGGGACTGCGCTGGGACGCGACTTCTTTGAAAGATTCGTAAATGTTCCGGCTGAAAAATCAGTCAAAATAACCAAGATCGGTGTCGCCATCACCCTGCTTGCTGCCATTCTCTGGGCATGGGTTCTGCCTCCGTCCATCATTGCCCGCGCAACAGCCTTCTTCTTCGGGCTCTGCGCTGCATCCTTCCTTCCCATTTATCTGCTGGGGCTGTACTGGAAAGGCATGACCAAGAAAGCCGCAAAAGTGTCCATGGTAGGCGGGTTCAGTGCTTCCATGTTCTGGCTGCTGTTCGTGCACGCCAAGGAAGCCACAGCCATAGGACTCTGCAAATCCCTGACCGGAATGGATACTCTTGTTTCATCCGCTGCCAAAGGCTCATGGATCTGGTTGCTGCAATGGGTTGACCCCAACGTAGTCGCCCTGCCAGTCTCAATGGCTCTGGCTATCGGAGTGGCACTGATCACACCGAAGATGAACAAAGAGCACCTGAAGCTTTGTTGGGCCAATATCTAA
- a CDS encoding STAS domain-containing protein produces MFDFIEEEREDCLLLCPKGNFNHSTVGLIRDRLYNHCCEDGCRIVMCMKDVDFIDSAGLGVMVHAHKYCDKSGGMIVYSDMNDMIIKNMKMLTMDRYLNFSPNIDSALTKFDW; encoded by the coding sequence ATGTTCGATTTTATTGAAGAGGAGCGTGAGGATTGTCTTCTGTTATGTCCTAAAGGTAATTTCAATCACTCCACGGTAGGTCTAATCAGAGACCGTTTGTATAATCATTGTTGTGAGGACGGTTGCCGGATTGTCATGTGTATGAAAGATGTGGATTTTATTGATAGTGCCGGACTTGGAGTGATGGTTCATGCTCACAAATACTGTGATAAGTCTGGCGGGATGATCGTTTATAGTGACATGAATGATATGATCATCAAAAATATGAAGATGCTGACCATGGACCGTTATCTTAATTTCAGCCCTAATATTGATTCAGCTTTGACCAAATTTGATTGGTAG